A portion of the Nitrospira defluvii genome contains these proteins:
- a CDS encoding 4a-hydroxytetrahydrobiopterin dehydratase: MSLADNKCIPCRGGVPPLPAERTQALLKELGRGWALNNDGHLERLYTFKDFAQSLAFANKVGAVAEAEGHHPDLYVAWGKCKVEIWTHKISGLTESDFYLAAKADREFESFRAVAG, encoded by the coding sequence ATGAGTCTCGCCGACAACAAATGTATTCCCTGCCGGGGCGGGGTCCCTCCCCTGCCTGCGGAGCGTACGCAAGCCCTGCTGAAAGAGTTGGGGCGCGGATGGGCCTTGAACAACGACGGTCATCTGGAACGGCTCTATACCTTCAAGGATTTTGCGCAGTCGCTCGCGTTTGCGAACAAGGTCGGAGCGGTGGCAGAAGCCGAAGGGCATCATCCGGATCTGTATGTGGCCTGGGGTAAGTGCAAGGTGGAGATTTGGACGCACAAGATCAGCGGCCTCACCGAGAGCGATTTTTATCTGGCGGCGAAGGCCGATCGGGAATTCGAATCGTTCCGGGCCGTGGCCGGGTGA
- a CDS encoding CBS domain-containing protein has translation MLVQDVMSAGVVTARRNDSVRSVVTKMLSRHCGAIPVVEDGEVLIGMVTLRDVLIPLYPNYGEYIHDNVHSRDFVEMEEGYADVLAQRVEEVMSLNPLTVSPRTPVLEAASYMGIKNFRRIPVVEKGALVGMVSVGDINRGLFFERGHAAMNLDRMVHPSGR, from the coding sequence GTCATGTCTGCCGGTGTGGTGACGGCCAGGCGCAACGATTCCGTCCGTTCCGTGGTGACCAAGATGCTCAGCCGCCATTGCGGCGCCATCCCCGTGGTGGAAGACGGGGAGGTCTTGATCGGCATGGTGACGCTGCGCGATGTGTTGATTCCGCTCTATCCGAATTACGGCGAGTACATTCATGACAACGTGCACAGCCGTGATTTCGTGGAGATGGAGGAAGGATATGCCGATGTGCTTGCCCAGCGGGTCGAAGAGGTGATGAGTCTGAATCCACTGACGGTGTCCCCGCGCACTCCCGTGCTGGAGGCTGCGTCCTACATGGGCATCAAGAATTTTCGCCGGATTCCTGTGGTTGAAAAGGGAGCGTTGGTCGGGATGGTCAGCGTGGGGGATATCAATCGAGGGCTGTTTTTCGAGAGAGGACATGCTGCGATGAACCTGGACCGGATGGTGCACCCGTCAGGGCGGTGA